ATCTGGATACAAAATAATACAGACTATAAATagacaacactttttttttctttttttttacataagaCAGTTACTAGTGGTGTGTATGTTTCTCTCATAGCTGCTGTTCACCAAACAGTATTTGAGCGTACACAGTGCCGCTACAGGAGGCCTTGGTTTCCGGAATTGGCTTCACCAGATCCAGCTCGGCATAGGTCAGATTCTCCTCCACTATCTTCGGCTACAGATGGTGGAGAAAGAAGGCAGAGGAAAATAATGATGGAGCGGAGGAAGATGGAAAAGGGAGGGAAGTGGTATCAGTGGTTAGAAAATGAGCACCAAGGCTGAGAAAGATTTTCTGTCAAACTCCATCATTAATCTTAAGTTTCAAGTTTTCTCGTCAGTATGTAAGCATACAGTCAAGACAACTTCTAAACTGGGTTAAAACTAAATCCTAAACCACAGCTAGCTGCACTTTATGCAGacaaaggaataaaaatgtagaTGTTTTCCTCGCCCATCTGGTTGGTTTCCCTCTGCTTTACAGCACTGGTTTGGTAAATGTGAGCAGGCTGTATGCAGACAGGATTCATGGGCTGAAGTTTCCAAAATTCAATTACCCCTTGCAGCATTCTGTGCCGTTAAAATGCCAAGATGCCACAGAGCCACGTCTTTTTAGTGACAATTATAAAATTAAACTTGGGATATGTGGCACATTTTATGACTTTTCTCTGGTACCTTTTCtttcagacatttcagtcacATGTTGGTTGTTCTCCATTGTCCTTGGCACAATAACAATGGGGATTTGTCGCTCTAAAGGCCTTGCTTGGGCATGCATGAGAACTGATAGGACAGATTTCTTCAAAATTATATATGCTACACATACATATGAAGGTTACACATGAGTAAGAGTGATTACTTGGTCGATCCTGATGATTTGGAAACAATAAAGAAAGTTGATTAAAGTAAACAATGTATAAAATGTCATGTATTTTACTCACCAACACCACTTTCCTTGGTTGTGGTTTTAAAAGTTTGGGTTTCCGTGTTTTGTCTCCAATGGGAGCTGCAGGGACAAAACAAATCTTAGTAGTTTTGCTGAGatctgttatatatatttatgtacgCAGCAAGAACCAGAGCTCCCCAACAGAACCGCAAGCTTGACATTCGCTCACCTTCACGTAATGTTTAGACAGATTTTGACAAATGTTGGAGGCCCTTGGTTCTTGGTTCGCACTTCTGAAGTGATTTCTGAGTGGAGCTTTGAATAATCCACAATAATACACCCCATCACTGTAGTCCCTCTCAGCTTCacagcattttagtgtcttttagctcaatgttttgtttttaaggcctctaatttaaaggaatagtttggcaTACACTCACTTTTTCCTGGAAGTTAGATTTGAAAATTGACACCACTCTTCTGTCTGTGCAGTATATGAGACTAATCCTGCATCAAGACTTGAAACAGTGAGAAACAGCTGGCCTGGATCGTCAACTGCCTACCAGCAACTCAAAACACCAAAGTGTATGACTGAATGCTAATGTTCCTTGGTGCAAGTTCAAAAGTTAACATCAGTTTTACAAAAGACTCCACAACAATCAGCTAGATCAGCCCTAAAACACTTCAAATCACCAAACTTCGTCAAcacaccatccatccatcttctttaaccacttatccttatcagtattctgggggctggagcctatccctaGCTcgcattgggcgagaggcggggtgcaccctggacaagtcgccagttcatcataGGGTTGACTTGTCAACACTCTTCCCACTCAAATTTTTAGACATCAACCGTGAGTTGGGAGGAATTTTAGGGATTTGGGAGCTCTACCACAACATGATGACCATGAGAACTGTACAGAACCCAAAATAACAGGGCTTTTATGCAGTCAATTAAGCATTCCACATGCTACCCCATAACTCGAGACGTACATATGTTGAAAGGGTGGATGTTGACCTCTCATGCCAGCACATATTCATGTTTAGAAAgccaagcaaaacaaaataaaccaagaGTTAACCTCAGTTTGGACTGATGCTCATGCTCGgctatttatgttttatagtaAATGCGCTACTTCTGAGTCGTGTCTTTTTGTTGACAAGGTGTGGCTCAACAGAAATGTAGCCAAGTCCatttttttcaacatgttttagacaaaactgaagttgtGAATTCACCCAAGAGGAGGATCTTGTTTACCTTTTGCTGGTATCTCTGGTGGTACCTCCTCTTGGTAGTCCCTGCTCCTTTTCTTCCTgtacctcctctccttcttagGCAGGGCAGGAGACACACTGACCAAACTGGTGACTGTCTCTCCTGAGCTGGATTCAGAccagatttttaaaagtttagtgCAATTAGGAACATTTTGGTGTGACAATgagctttttttggggggggctgTGTGAGGCTGCATTTCCTTAATATCTTACCTGTTCTGTGGACTTTTGACCAAGTGGTAATTATCTGTGGAGATATAACACATTTAGAAATACTTAAATGCAAACATGTAAGCTCTAACTCACTTTTTagaggaaaagatgaaaatggaGACCCAGAGGAATTCGATAACAATCAAAGTTCAATGGAGAGTCTATCTTGATGTTGCTGCTAACCTTTTAACCTTTGCTTCCTCTGTATGTACTGGCAGGTTACCGTCACTGtgaacatgcacatacacagcaAACCCACTGAGCAGATCAGCACTGCACACAAGTacacatctgaaacacagaaacacacacacattagtccAGCAGTGCATCAGCTTAATGCCTATTGCTTGACTCTACACAAAAAtctgaaggaaaaaatgaagTACATGTTTTGCTGAGCTATTTAAGGCACTGTACTATATCCTTTGGGTAAGGCTATTTTGGTCTGCCAAGGACGATACAGTGCCAgtccaccacaaacacacacacacactccaaaatATGATGACTTACCTTCAAACAAGCTCCAGAGGCTTTCTTTGGCCTTGATGGCCGGTAGGACATGCACTAcattgagagagaaagagagaacagaacCATGTAAGTCCATAGTCATCACTGTTGCCTCCCTGCCGCGTGATTACATGCCGGCTAGAGTTTAAATAAAGCTAATTGTAGGAAGACAACGAGCTAAGGTTTAGCCTCCTCCCTGCCTGATCCTGTCTCTGAATCACTGTCTCAACCTTAACCTTTACTGGATCAAAGGGGATAAATAACTTATTAACTCTGACATTAATGCAAACAGTTGGTTTAAAGTTATGAATCATCGTAAAACTGGCCATTACCCTCTCTTTCACCTTCATATTAAGCCGTTGTGGTAAAACAAGTCAACCTGAGCCCATTTTGGCTATGCCCACACAGTGCATAAGTTGGTTGTAAAGTGCATTTCTGCTTGACTTTCTAATGTCTTAGCTGGCTCAAATAAAATACCCCCCCCTCGCCCCCCAAAGGGTCTTAAATATGCATTTGGTGGTTAAATTCATGATATTTGATAACTCAGTTGTTGGagaacaaacaagcaaaaaggTTAGCATCCTCACTAATTAATGATCCCTGTATAAGTCATGGACATGAAGCAACAggattgtttttgtatttagtgtaaagttgtaagaaaaaaaacatggtggGAAGGATTTAGCgaatggtcagttcagtcaaaACTTTAAAGTGCACATCATAAGGAGAACAATAGCTTAAACTGTCTTTTCAGCATCATCATCTCTTATATAGATATGGCTTACAGGACATCCCAGCATAGACTTTAAATAACTGTTACAATCCCAAAGTCAAACTGGGAATGAAAGGCCTGTGAGCCTTAATCTGTGTAATGAGAATCCCAGCTATGTGCTGCAGAAATATGTTTCCCATACTCAACCTGAAGTCTCGccccacacactcactcatttcTTTGCCCCATCTGACCACAGTAGTCTTAACACCGCTGTACTCTTGCTGAGCTGGTGGTAGGAAGCTCGTGAAGTGACACCCACCAGGGCATCTTGAAATACCCCAAACCACCAGCAGCTGACGACAGGCAGGCTCGCCACGCCGGCTGGAGACTTTCCCACAGGCAGATTGGCTGCTCTAtgtgctgactgactgacaatCTTGCTATAAGCGTGGTTCAGATGTTTCCAAAGCATATTACATGGATCCTCCCTTCAGACAATTGTAGTGTGCCGAAACTTTAAAACTAAAGCAaccaattaataattaatttttcaaATCAGTTTCTAATTGAACACTTGGGACGACCTCCTAATCACAACTTCCATTGGGGAAAATGACATTAGATTTACGGCCAGTGCCATAAAGCTGCATGGAATAACCTAAGCATGAATTAAACTGTCAAACGTCACATACAGTGAGATGTTTACTGCAAGGCCTGCAGTTCTGAGAAGATTAAATCCTAGAAAAGCATTCCTTCGAAATGCATCATACATTTAAACTTCTCATTCTGTTATAGgataacatttattaaaactaaATGTCACTAAAAGACCAGCAATAACAGGGTACCTACAGCGGACTGCTCACGTCTTTCACCAGTTTACAGGGCACTCCATTAAGAAATTTACAGAGCAAGCCAGTTTAGAAAATTAAATGTTGAAGAGCTGTGGTGTTACTATTTTGCCCAACCTCTCGTCAACTGCTATCACTCTTGGTCTATATTGCTATCAACCACAGACTTTCAATAAAATCTTTCTCGTCTGTTAATTGCATCAGTTATCAGGTTTTTTCCAACCATTTAAACAGGATTATTGACATTTTCACCTTGTTTCAGTACTTTCCTGTTGGTGGAAAGACTTTTATGGACCCAACTGTCCATAGACTGTTCTCTGTTGAAAATAAACCCTTAGAAACCACTAACCATATGTGACCTACATTCTGCTGTTTGGAAACATTAGtcttaatcatttttaaacaggGATTTTTGGCCAAATGTTTACATGGTAAATATGAGAGGTTTGCAGTTTAAAAGGTGTAGAGTTTTACTAAATCGGCCTGTGCCTAATTGTAGAATAAGtgaaaatatcagatttttcAACAATGCTCAGGTTTTTATACATTCAAAAATTAATAccaatcaataataaaaaaacaaaatgtaatggaCAAAAGAAGTAATCATGGGTGAGTTACTTTTACTAGCTAGGCCAGTGGTTCGGAGTCAACGATTGAACTGGTCAAAGCTCGAGTACCATTCACAAGGGTTTGCAGAGAGTTTCAGCCGGAGTACACCTGAGGCTTTCAAGTCCAAGCGATTGTGGTACTTTGACTGCACTGGAGGACCTGGCTGAATCCCTGCTCAACAAGATATGATGTTGGAAAAGCAAGAAGAAGCAGCCTGGTCTTCTCAGTAAACCAGGTAACACTGGCCATATTTGACCCACCTACAGGTGATCGGTTGGTCCTCGTAATTGCACTAGATGTCGACAATAACCTCATGGACAGCTAGCTTGCATTCAGTTAACTACACCAACTGGACAGGAACATATAGGTACAAGAAGTACCTGACATCGATCTCCATGTCAGCATTAACCATCCTCAGGTGACGgtgtgataaataaatgaatgttttgtgcTTTTCCAGGCAACTcgtgataaataaatgaatgttttgtgcTTTTCCAGGCAACTCAAACATGGTAAATGTTCAatattttggtgatttttattCATAGACTTGAAGATGTTTCACAAAAACTTTCAAGATCATGACTAGAGACGAGAAGTTAAGACTAGAAGTTGCAACGGGGTAAAAGGCAAACTGATAATCTGTTAACACTTGAAGGAAAGCTTTTATCACGTCTTAGCTTTCAACAGGTGTCTTTAACGATGAACTTGTGGTGTTGCAGTAACTTGTTGGCAGTCGACATCTTGTACTTTGGCTTTATGTTATTTGCAGTTTATAGTACACCActgttgtaatgtaatgttttttcctttacagTCATTATTCATGACAATCTGAAAACCACCAGTTATAGATGATAGTGTGAATTTGCTGTAGTTTTACCACCAATGCTGTCTCAGTGTCGACTCTACACTGAAATATCGGTTAAAACAGACTTTCCTTCACTTGTTTCAAAAGGCAGAGGATTTAATTTAAAGACCCACCCTTCCTTCACAGTAAATTATTCACAGCATAAATCTTGATAACATCTATGACGTTTATGTGCTGTTTTTGCCTCAGGTTCTGTGTAGCTCTGTCAGTGCGGCAGCTGTACATGTTGGAATAATCAGAAATGGGATAAATCTGGTGTGCTGCATGCCATAAAACTGGCTTTTATCCTCGTCTagaaaatgtcttctttttggAGCTACTTTTGAATGGCTGACGACTGCACGGGTCTACAgtggaaacactgaaacaaactaCTTTTTGTtcatcacagccacagagttGCATTCATTTGCTGACTGTATTTCAGATTTGTGGCTCTTTTTTTGTGCCCCAACAAACCCAACACTGTAAACATCAATACACAGACGTGGACTGGGGTGAATAATGATCCTCTGTGTCTTCACCATCTACTGAGTCAGTCACTGCTCTACTTTACTGTATTATAAAAGGCTGgagatgaatggatgaatgaagtACACAGGGACGATGTGGGCCTTAACAAAGCTTTGAATAATCCACCCTTTAACTTCCTGTTGTCTCTTTGTATCGTTTCTTGTAAGAATTAGCATTTCAGTACATTTGCTGTCTCTGTTCCTATTATGGAAGTACAAACAGGCCTATTTCGTTGGCTTCTTATTCATGCTGTATGTCTACAGaactctgatttttctgattttcatttttccttgcCAATACCCAGAGTTCTCTATTCTTACTATACTTAAACTCATGTTCCCCTTGTTAACTCGCAGTCGCCCACATGTGTTATAGAAATACCTAagagttcagtttgtttatgCCAAGAGGAGGCTGTGTCCACACTGTGCTCTGCCCTCAGTTTTTCTACCAAACCCTCTGACCTCTGGATGTGTTTATTATAGCAGTAGTAAGTAGAGTAATGGGAGTTTTGTGTGCGAGACAGATTGTGGAAACACCTGGTCACCTAATGTTATCCGACCGCAGGAATTCCATCAGTTTGAcgtcataaacacacacatttgtgcacaTAAAGTCTCAGTCATCTGCTGCTTCTCATCTCAAGTGGGGGACCAGAGGCAATGGTCCCAGAGGGGTTTTAACCCCTCAGATGTGTAGCTAATGTTTATCATAGCTGTCAAGCGTTGGTGTGAATACTGGGAAGAAATATGGCTGCCTGCTGGGCCACTGGGCAGAAACAGTGCAGTTTTCCAGTGTTGTTAAAGTTTTGGCCTGTCCATTACAATTATCCAACTGAGATCGTGGACAATGTATTTCAAAGGACTCATAATTCAGATGGTGATGAAATTGATTAGTAGTTCATTTTGGTTTCACAGAATTTTCAAGGCTTAAAGGGGGCAGGTTTATAACAGCCTGCATGACAAAGTTGGTTCATGAAGTTTGTAAGATGTGGGCATTCAGTTACATTGTGGGAAATCcagtattttaaaatcagaatatCTGTACCAGGCTGTGCTGCTTTTGACTATTCTTTTCATAAATCTACATTTCTCCAATGGTAGAGCACATCTTTAAACTGATTTTCACCTGGATTTTACATCTTCAGCTAAACAAAGACTTACTGTGCTTCTTTCTCCAAGAGGACACCATTCACCCAAGTTTATTATGACATTTCTTACCATTTCCAAAttccaaagtaaaaaaaaagtaaaactttgttttttattcatttttatttaagcaATATCTGACAACAATTTGCAATATTGTTTAACagtcacacatttttatttattttttactggatttcaatcattttgaatctttttgagtctcattttatttattcaaagcaTTTCATCAAGGTCAAGTTCATTTCATCATAAGAACCATCCATCGATTTTCTATAACCACATCCTTATCAGAATTGCCGTAGCTGATTGGGAGAGGTGGAATACACCCttgacaagtcaccagttcatcacagtgctcacacatagagacaagcaACCATTCACAATCACAGGCAATTTTAGAATCACcatctgcatgtctttggacagtgggaggaagccggagaacccaaagacaacacagacatatgGAGAACATGTAACACACAGCCGGGGTTTGAACCACGGACCTTATTGCTAAGTACTGCACTACTGTGCAAATGGAACATAAATTGTAAAAACATTACAATTTGACTTTAAAAGAAGCCAAGTATGGCTGTAATTAGTGTAATATCCAAATTGCAagaggctgcagagctgtgtttgGAAGTTAACAAGGGAGATATTCAGAATTTTGGGGTTTCTCTCATTCCGGTTgcataatgaaaaataaatgatgtagttttatgttttacatgtACTTCCATTTATGTCATAATTGCAGTGTCCACCCAAAAATGTCGCCGTATGTCCTTTTTATTAATATCTCTGAAACCACAATAGACTGGCGCTTCCTCAGATAAAAATAGCTCTCCACATCCTTGACCACAAAAGGTTGGGAGCCAGACACGAGCCAGCTGCCCACTCGACTGTCACTGCagacaaacattcaaactttaCCTTCCTTCAGCACAACTATCTCTTGTTCCATTTGTGCTGAGTCTCTGTGGACTCTGTCTGTTCTACTTTTGGGAGGGAAACTCCATGTCAAGGCCAATGTCAACAGCTCTCGGTAGggactgtgtgtctgcacaggCCCAGACTTGGCTGTGGACACCCCGAAAGTCACAGCCTGCAGGAACGCTTCCATGGAAAATGTGGTGAGCAACGTCTACTGTTGTTGAGCGCTGACAGTACTACAGCAATGAGATTGAATAAGATGAATTGTCTTTGGATTGGTGCAAAGATGAAACTTTGTGATGCACTCATTCTTTAGATAAAGCGTTCTCTAAGCAGATAAAATGCCTCTCCAACTACTTTCTGCTGATTTTTGAACGCCATACTGACTGAACCTGTAGCCATTTCATGATGCTCTCTGCATTCGCTGCTCTAAATGTTTGGTCCGattgctgtttctttcttttcagaaaGCCACACATTTCCAGTTTGTTACAAGTGAATAAAAGAAAGTTAGAATAGTTGTCATTAACACTACCATGAACAAAAACCCCAAACCTCATGAAGAAAAGGAAATACAGAAGAGGACATCTCAGTACCACTCCTGCAGACAAAGCAACAAACTGTTAGCTAAACCCCTCCCCCCTGAATTATGATTGTTCAATTTACTTTTCAACCATAACAAAGCACGAAAGGTCGATACAGCACTTAGACTCACAAGCCAGCCTCTGAATGCATCGCTCAATGGAGATTGGCGACTTTCTCCCAACTTTGGTTGCTAAAACTtagtgaaaacaaagaaataatctgcATTGCAGAGCCAATCTAAAGTCTCAACATGTGGAAACCATGTGTGCATTGATTGGgactattttaaataaattccCAAATGATTTATTGGCGTTGAGTTCTCTAATCGCCTGGTACTGCAAGGCTACTTAGTACTTACAGAGCTTTGAGCCTGCAACTCTAAATCATGCATCTCTAAAATATAGTACATGAGTCTTCTAGACTTTCTAAAAAGTACAAGagcaaaaatgtaaacaatggATTAAATGGTGTGTTGAAGCATGCCCGGCTAACtggactgtacttacagtaGCAACCAAGCATCATATCCAAGGCTATCAGTGACTTTTATCTTTATCACCATTATCATTGACCGACAAATTTAATCTGTTTGTGaggatacaaaaaaacaacaaccccaaAACAATTATCCATTCTTTATTATTTCCCCAATGTGTGAAGCTGGTCCTGGAGGCTAGCAATATcatatatatgttgtatattgTTTGACAAACTCATCTGCCCCTTTTCTTGTAAAGTTGAAGATATGAACAAGGACATACGCCATAAAGCCAAATGGTGATATGTTATGTTGTGGACACAACTCCACCACAATCTAGCATGATATTACGTATGTAACCTTCAAGTACATATTTCAATTTTTACTTAATTAGCT
The nucleotide sequence above comes from Larimichthys crocea isolate SSNF chromosome XVI, L_crocea_2.0, whole genome shotgun sequence. Encoded proteins:
- the vstm4b gene encoding V-set and transmembrane domain-containing protein 4 — its product is MKISSVVFALLTRALLGDLCLAVNVTITPSPFTVAQEGQNITLSCVVSQRRRNAALPVVKWTFLPAGTDRPEDELLIARVNMRKARFYGNYTKSFPWPKLKLTVVKQGKIFDLLILNVSEGDRGLYMCRVQEFKKHQDRWKASSNCTAATELRVHVLPAIKAKESLWSLFEDVYLCAVLICSVGLLCMCMFTVTVTCQYIQRKQRLKDNYHLVKSPQNSSGETVTSLVSVSPALPKKERRYRKKRSRDYQEEVPPEIPAKAPIGDKTRKPKLLKPQPRKVVLPKIVEENLTYAELDLVKPIPETKASCSGTVYAQILFGEQQL